GAGTGTGTGGAGTATGAACGCCTAGTACCAGTTAGATGGAACCCAGTCGCCGAAAATAGTGGTCGTCCGCACACGTACCCAGTGGATGTACAAATTGAAGCCCTGGATCGTGTAGGGGTACTAAAGGATATTTTGTCACGCTTGAGTGACCAAGGGATCAACGTCCGCCATGCCCAGGTGAAAACCTCTATTGGTCAACCTGCATTGATGGACTTAGGAATAGATATACGCGATCGCTCTCAATTAGAGCAAGTGTTCGTCCAAATTAAAAAAATGAGCGACATTTTGAATATCCGCCGCGTTGGTCAAATAGACGAGTAAGTGTATTAATTGGTAAGGTGCGTTAACGGAATGTAACGCACCAATTTAGGAGTCTAACCGCAGAAGCACAGAGGGAATAAATACACCGTGTTATTGCTTAGACAAGTGTATTTTATTTGATAATTTAAAATCAACGACAGTATATTTTATATCCTTACTAGGCGCTGTCTGTTATCACCTTTGTTAAGACATACTTTGCGCGTGATTAGGTCTTTGGGGTGGACGATGGAAGTGGACAGACTTCCATAGCTTGAATCAAGCCGTGTTCAAGGGTGAATCGATGACCCACATGCTCATCGGCAAGAACTGCTCCGGCCAAGTCACGCACGACCTGATGCACATCGACCAAAATGCGCCCCGACTCCTCCGAGTAAAAGGAAACCGGCTCGACGTGCGGATTGATCTCGCTCCATTGCTCCGTCCAGTAAGCGCGAACTTCTTCAGACCCACGGACAAAACCGCCTTTGAACGCTTTCGGCCAAGCCACGTCCGCAGCCATGAGGGCAAGGGCAGCATCAATGTCTCGCTCGTTGAAGGCTGCGTAAGCCGCACGGAGCAGTTCGATTTCTGGTGCAGGTTGATCTGACATAAAAGGTATGGTGAAGGAGATGCAGTATGGATTTTAGATCAATATAAAGAAAAGAAACCTAAAGACCCAACAATTGCTGAAAAATTCAATACATATAGCTATGAGACGGGAATTTCAATTCCCGGTGGACAAGCGGTTTCACGTTAAGTTGACACCAATGGGCATGTTCCCTACACCTTGCAATGTAATACAATACCTTATGTGAATGGGAACCGCTATATTGCTTTGCAGATTACAAAGAACAGGTAATAGATTTACTATAAAGAGTCTGCACCGTCAGCGTTGAAACAATGCAGATTATTCAACAGATTCAGGTGTAATCGATTTGTGATTTTTCGGGAACAGACTAATCAATGTGCGTAAAACCTGATTGACGAGCTTCTCCATTAGTAAAATACTCTCGTACATCGGGATCAAGTATTACCGCCCCATCTTCAAGGGTAAAGTGCTGTATAACAGTCGTCTCATCAGCTTGATGAATTTTAACAGTATGTCCGCCTCGATAAGCTTGGTAATAC
This Nostoc sp. C052 DNA region includes the following protein-coding sequences:
- a CDS encoding nuclear transport factor 2 family protein, which codes for MSDQPAPEIELLRAAYAAFNERDIDAALALMAADVAWPKAFKGGFVRGSEEVRAYWTEQWSEINPHVEPVSFYSEESGRILVDVHQVVRDLAGAVLADEHVGHRFTLEHGLIQAMEVCPLPSSTPKT